Part of the Wolbachia endosymbiont of Diaphorina citri genome is shown below.
ATTCACTGAATATAGGCTTAACTATAACTTGAGGTGGCTTCATATTTCATAAAAAGGAATCGATACTATAAATTTGAATCTTGGATAAGGAAAGGAAAAATTTTGTGGAGTAACTTAGACATAAAATCTGTAGTTAATTTCTCTTTGAAAGTTACAGATTGCTAAAAATACTTAAATAACTAAGTTTTATAACTTTGTACCAATAAAACTATTCCTACCTTTAATTATCAAACAGTAATGTATAGAACTACAAATTTTTGCATATTAAGGAACCTTTTAAGCGCCTATTTAAGTTGCACATCTGGCTACTGCAATCTCTCACTTTCAAGGTAAAGTACCTTATTACCAAAAAATTAAATTTAATTTTTGTAATCACTTAAGTCTAGTATTATTTTGTTAATATATCGTTCATTTGCATCCTTGATGATAAACTTTATACCATTTTTATAACTTATGACTTCATCCACAGAAGGTATTTTACCAGCAATTGAAAGAATCAAACCACTAAGTGTGGCGTAATCTTCTTCAGAGTCACGCAACTCTATTTTTAGACTTTCTTCTATATCCTTTATAAGGGTCCTTGCTGACATTTCAAACTTACTTTGAGATAATTCAGTAATGGTGTATTCTGAATTTACCTCATTCCCGTTATCAATGTTTGGTATTAATTCTTCTATAAGATCAGTCATTGAAATTAAACCATCAGTTCCACCATGTTCATCCAACACAATAGCTAAATATAATTTAGAAGATTTCATCATAACAAAAAGATCTGTTGTTTTCATCGAAGCTGGAACAAACAGTATATTTTGTTTAATATCTTCCAGGTTAAAATTTTCATTCCTATTGAAAATAACATCTTTTACGTAAAAAAAGCCTGTTACGTTGTCAAAGTCATTTATATAAATTGGTATTTTAGTGTAGCAAGTTTTTTTCACCTTCTTTATTAACTCATCCTTACTTGATTTAATGTCTACTGAGCATATTTCCTTACGTGGAGTCATTATATCCATGATACTACAATCACGGAATTTTAATAGACTATTAAGTATGTCAAGATCTGACAGATCACCCATTAATGCCTCAGTCGCACACTTTTTTAACACAGAAGTTTTATTGAAGAGGAAGAGAAAAGTTCTGTATACTATTTTTTCTACTAAGGTTCTTTTCTTATTCAATTTATTCCCTTTAATGGTGAAAATGTCTTTAGATCAGATCTATCAAGAAAACTGTTATTAAATGTTTAATAAGCATGTGAATAATGTCAAATTAATTTGTGAATTATTTGTTAATATAAAATACTAACAATTGATCAACAACTTTCTCAACGACATATACATAATTGTGTAACAATACATGATAGTAAAGTATTTTACGTAAAAGAAAATTACTAACATTACAAATATCTTACTTATACACATAAATTATAAGGCAAAATCAATAGTATATAGAAGTTATTAACATATTTATCCACAAGTTAAGTAACACTAATTTTTACTGAATTTTAAGTTAATAACAATTTATTGATAGAACTATTATTACTACTATACTTTAGTATAGAAAAAAGTAGATAAAATAGATTGGAAAGCAACAAACCAACGATAGTAAGAATTATTAAGCAGAATAAGCCAAATGAAAAAGTACCTATTTGGTTAATGCGCCAGGCTGGTAGATCTCTTCCTGAGTATCGCAAAGCCGTAGAAAAAACGAGTAATTTCATGGAGATATGCTATAGCATAGATTTAGTGGTAGAGCTGACGCTACAGCCAATAAAAAGATTTGATATGGACGCAGCCATAATTTTTTCAGACATTTTAATAATAGCTGACGTTTTAGGTTGTGATGTGAATTTTGTTCGCGGTGTGGGTCCAATAATAAAACCTGTGAAAAGCTCTGAGGAGTTAAAAAATTCACAAGAATTTGAAACTAAAACCTTTCCAATCTTAAATGCCATCAGGAAAGTAAGAAGCCAATTATCAGAGGAAAAGTCCCTTATAGGCTTTGCTGGAGGGCCGTGGACGGTAGCTTCCTACATCATAGAGGGTGGTAGTAGTAAAACTTTTTCTAAAGTATTACATTTCTGTTCCCTAGAACTAGAAGAAGTAATTAAAAAAATAACAGAAGCGACAATTATTTATCTAATCAAACAGATAGAGTTTGGAGCAGATATTATTCAGTTATTTGACAGCAATGCTGGTATATTGCAGGGAGAACTGTTTGAAAGGTATGTAATCAAGCCAACAAAGAAAATTGTTTCAGCAATAAAGAATAAGTTTCCTGATTTTCCTATAATAGGTTTTCCGCGCTCTGCTGAAAATCTTTATACAGATTACTGCGAGCAAACAGGTATATCTGCAGTAAGTATAGATTATAATGTTCCAATAGAATGGGCGAAAGAAAATCTAAAAATTCCTCTGCAAGGGAACCTTAATCCTAGTCTTTTGGCCTACAATAAGTCAGAAGCAATTGAAGAAGCAAAGCGTATAATAGATTGTTTTAGAGGGTTACCTTTTATATTTAATCTCGGACATGGAGTGCTTCCTGATACTCCGGTTGAAAATATTGCTGCATTAGTGGACCTGGTAAGAAACTACTAAAACTCTTGTATGAAAAGCCTTTATGAGGGTGGAATGAAAACCTTACTTGACAAACCTTCCCACTTTTCCTACCATATCAGTAAGAGTATTTATCCTTATTTTTGGGCTCAATAACAAAATTCAGTAAAAAAACTCAAATATTTATTGGCAAATTACATAAAATTATAGCGGCTGCATGTCTTTTTTATTTTTTCTACATTCAGCCAAATCGCGCTTATTTTAAGCGTTAGCACATTATTACAATGCCAATTTACATTATTATAGGGTCAAAACTCGCTATACGGGGATTTATTTGCCTTTTTAAATTTATTAAGCTTTTTAATATCTATAGTTAATATATTTAAGAGTACAAAAATACCAACCTTTATGTAAAATAATAAAACTTCTAGCTTTTTTGTTGTGTAGAGTTTATCATTTTTATTTAACTTTAGTGAGATTATGTCAGACCTTGCAAAGAGGATGTCTCTGATAAAACCATCGCCTACAATCGCTGTGACCGATAAGGCAAACAGATTAAAAAGCGAAGGAAAGAAAATTTGCGTTTTAGCTGCGGGAGAGCCGGATTTTGACACTCCAGATCATATAAAAAAGGCAGCTATTCAATCGATAAATGAAGGCAAAACTAAATATACTGCTGTTGATGGAACGCGTGAGCTTAAAGAGGCGATAATCAATAAGTTAAAAAGGGATAACATTCTAGAATACACACTTAGCCAAATCTGTGTTGGTGCTGGTGCTAAGCAGGTGTTATTCAATTTGTTCATGGCAACAATTAACCCTGGGGATGAAGCTATAATACCAGCTCCTTATTGGGTTTCATATGTTGATATGGTAAGTCTTTTTGGCGGACTGCCAGTTGTTGTAGAGTGCAAACAAAACTTTAAGCTGATACCGGAGTTACTGGAAAGCAATATAACTGAGAAAACTAAGTGGTTAATTCTCAACTCACCAAATAATCCAGCAGGAATTGTCTATACATATGATGAATTGAAAAGCATAGCGCAAGTATTGCTTAAACATCCACATGTGAATGTTGTTACAGATGATATTTATGAGCACATAGTATACGACGAAAAGTTTTTTACCATTGCTCAGGTTGAGCCAAAACTTTATGATAGAGTTTTTGTGGTCAATGGAGTATCAAAAGCCTATGCAATGACGGGCTGGAGAATAGGCTATATTGCAGGCAGGAGTGATGTGATAAAAGCTATTTCTACACTGCAGTCTCAAAGTACTTCTAACCCAAACTCGATAGCACAAGCAGCAGCAGTTGAAGCGTTAAACGGTGATCATAGTTTTTTGAAAGAAAGAACAAAAATCTTTAAGGATCGTAGAGATTTTGTAGTAAAAAAGCTAAATTCTGCTTCAGGATTGTCAGCATCTATTCCACAAGGTGCATTCTATTTGTTTGTCGCATGTGAAGGTTTATTGGGTAAGAGCACGAAAAGTGGTAAAGTAATAAATAGTGATCTTGATTTTGCTGAATATTTGTTGGAAGACCATTTAGTTGCTGTTGTTCCAGGAATTGCGTTTGGTCTGAAAAATTTTATCAGAATTTCTTATGCAACCTCTCAGGAACAATTAGAAATTGGATGTAATAGTATTATTAAAGCATGTGAAATGCTAAGTTAACTTTTTAATATTCTTATGTATAATATTTCAGTAAGATAGAGTTGATTTATGGCGTGGGTATATTTGCTATTAGCTGGTTTGGTTGAAATAATATGGACCACAGCACTGAAATATAGCAATGGCTTTACTCGTGTTATACCTGTAGTAATTATTTTAGTTAGCGGTTCTGTAAGTCTTTACTGGCTATCGTTAGCAATGAAGTCTATCCCCCTTGGAACATCTTATGCAGTTTGGACTGGTATAGGCTCTATAGGTGCAGCGATAATAGGAATAATGTTTTTTAATGACCCAGTAAATTTTGGGCGTTTATTTTCCCTTGCTTTGGTAGTGCTGGGTATTATAGGATTAAAAGTATTTTCCAATTAGGAAAAGTTAAGTACGTCTATTTTACCATCTCAGGACTTTCTACTAAAGTTGCCTTGGATTTTTCGGTTCTTGAAGAGGGCATTCCTATTGATTTAGCAAGTACCTTTCTGATGTTCAATGTTTCATTTTTCTCATTTTGTTGAATTAAGTTAATATCGTTTATTTTATTCATTAAATCTTTTCCTTCCTTTAAAATTTTTAAATCGCTTTCGTTGATATGATGTTCATTTTTAAATTCTGCAACGATTTCTTTCTTCTTTGGATGAGTATTCAGAAATTCTAATATCTGGTGTTTAGCAACAGCTTGAATAAATTTCTTATCGTGAAATATTGAATTGTTATGTAGTTCTTCTAGGCTTTTATCATATTGTTTTGCTTCGTTTACAGTAAGTTTTATTATTTCTTCTGTGCTACTTAAAAGTTCCCTGTATAACTTGTCGTATCTATTGCCTGTGTGTGCGGCAAATGTTTGTTCAATGTATTTTGTTATGTAGTTTTGTAGCGTATTGTCTATTGTACCTATGTTCATTCACTCACCTTGCTTTTATATTATATTTTACACACAAAAAGGTTAATATTTAGTTAACTACAGCGTTTCTGATACTGAATTTCATTAAAAATTATATTATTTAAAGTATAATCGGTATCACGAAATAAAAGCGTAAGTAAAATGAATTTTGTAACAAAACTAAAACTTATAGTAAAAAAAATAAAGCTTAAGATGAACAAGGGTAAAATTATAAAAATCCTTATCATCTGTGGTATAATTTTTTTCATATACCTTATCCATGAACCAGTTATAGATATGCTAAAAGGTCTCTTTTAAGAAAGATACTCGGATTAGAGTAGCTATTTACAAAAGTGTTGCTCCTTGCTGATAAAATACCTATAATTCTGTTTTTTAGGTAATATTAGGATTGCAGAGAAACTTTTTCATATGGTTGCTAGCATCACTATTTTATGCATACCAGTATATATTGCGTGTAATTCCAAATATAATCGCGCCTGAATTAATAACAAAATTTAACATAAGTATTACAGATGTTGGTCAATTTGGTGGGCTATATTATATAGGCTATACGCTTGCTCACATACCTGTTGGTCTTGCCCTTGATAGATTTGGGCCAAAGTTTGTTTTACCTGCGTGTATTGTCTTAACATTTGCTGGAACATTGCCGCTAATATGCTTTGATCAGTGGTATTACTCAATACTTGGTAGAATGATTGTTGGAGTTGGGTCATCTGCTTCAGCAATTGGGCTTTTCAAAGTTGCAAGCATGTATTTTTCACAAGAAAAATCAGCAAGGATGGCTAGCTTATCTATAATAATAGGGTTACTGGGAGCTATTTATGGTGGATTACCTCTAGACTTCTTGCTCAATAAATTTGGTTGGAATTATGTTATATACACTTTCTCAGCGTTTGGTTGCTTGCTCGCCCTACTTTTATTCTTAATAACGCCAAATTCTAACATAGAGGAGAGTAGAAATGACAACATACTTCAAGATTTAAAAACTGTACTTTTCAATAAACATATCATTCTAATCAGCTTTTTTGGGGGCTTGATGGTTGGGCCACTAGAAGGTTTTGCTGATGGTTGGGCAAAAGCGTTCTTATGTGAAGCATATCAAATGACCGGAGATTTGGCATCTTCACTTTCCTCTCTCATGTTTATAGGTATGGGAGCTGGATCATTCTTTCTCGCTTATTTACTGGAGAAGTATCCAGACAAACATTACGAGGTGATTATTGCGTGTTCTTTTGCAATGATCGCTAGCTTCCTCTTGCTTTTTACACAATTTGGCGGTTTATATATTGCATTACCTACACTTCTTGTTATCGGCTTTGCATCTGGGTATCAGGTAATTACTATTTACAAGGCAATAAGTTATGTAAACAATAACTTGGTAGGCTTAGCCACAGCTGTATCAAACATGATAGTTATGGTTTTTGGCTATTTTTTTCATACTGGAATTGCAAAAATAATAGACTTATGTTGGAATGGAACGGTAATACAAGGAAATCCTGTGTATGGTACTGAGTTACTAGTAAAAGCAATATCAATTATTCCTGTATGTTTGCTTTTGGCTGTTTTTGGATTTATGTGGTTAAGGAAAAGGTCTTATGACAATTGCTTCAGAAAGGATTTGTAACTCTGAAAATAATTTAAAGTCTTGTGATAATGAAGTTTATCTCTCTATAGAGAAGGAACTGCAGCGTCAAAGATCGCAGTTGCAATTGATTGCATCGGAGAATTTTGCAAGTAAAGCAGTGATGGAAGCACAGGGTTCTTTTCTGACTAATAAATATGCAGAAGGTTATCCTGGTAAAAGATATTACTGTGGCTGTGAGTATGTAGATGAAGTTGAAAATCTGGCTATAGAAAGGCTTTGTAAGCTGTTTAATGTTAAATTTGCAAATGTTCAACCTCACTCTGGTTCTCAGGCAAATCAAGCAGTGTTTGCTTCACTACTTACTCCGGGTGATACAATACTTGGATTGTCACTGAATTGTGGTGGACATTTAACTCATGGTGCAGCACCAAACCTTTCTGGTAAGTGGTTTAAGTCGATCCAGTATACAGTTAATAGAGACACTTACCTGCTTGATATGGATGAGGTGGAAAGG
Proteins encoded:
- a CDS encoding transporter associated domain-containing protein, translated to MNKKRTLVEKIVYRTFLFLFNKTSVLKKCATEALMGDLSDLDILNSLLKFRDCSIMDIMTPRKEICSVDIKSSKDELIKKVKKTCYTKIPIYINDFDNVTGFFYVKDVIFNRNENFNLEDIKQNILFVPASMKTTDLFVMMKSSKLYLAIVLDEHGGTDGLISMTDLIEELIPNIDNGNEVNSEYTITELSQSKFEMSARTLIKDIEESLKIELRDSEEDYATLSGLILSIAGKIPSVDEVISYKNGIKFIIKDANERYINKIILDLSDYKN
- the hemE gene encoding uroporphyrinogen decarboxylase, with translation MESNKPTIVRIIKQNKPNEKVPIWLMRQAGRSLPEYRKAVEKTSNFMEICYSIDLVVELTLQPIKRFDMDAAIIFSDILIIADVLGCDVNFVRGVGPIIKPVKSSEELKNSQEFETKTFPILNAIRKVRSQLSEEKSLIGFAGGPWTVASYIIEGGSSKTFSKVLHFCSLELEEVIKKITEATIIYLIKQIEFGADIIQLFDSNAGILQGELFERYVIKPTKKIVSAIKNKFPDFPIIGFPRSAENLYTDYCEQTGISAVSIDYNVPIEWAKENLKIPLQGNLNPSLLAYNKSEAIEEAKRIIDCFRGLPFIFNLGHGVLPDTPVENIAALVDLVRNY
- a CDS encoding pyridoxal phosphate-dependent aminotransferase; the protein is MSDLAKRMSLIKPSPTIAVTDKANRLKSEGKKICVLAAGEPDFDTPDHIKKAAIQSINEGKTKYTAVDGTRELKEAIINKLKRDNILEYTLSQICVGAGAKQVLFNLFMATINPGDEAIIPAPYWVSYVDMVSLFGGLPVVVECKQNFKLIPELLESNITEKTKWLILNSPNNPAGIVYTYDELKSIAQVLLKHPHVNVVTDDIYEHIVYDEKFFTIAQVEPKLYDRVFVVNGVSKAYAMTGWRIGYIAGRSDVIKAISTLQSQSTSNPNSIAQAAAVEALNGDHSFLKERTKIFKDRRDFVVKKLNSASGLSASIPQGAFYLFVACEGLLGKSTKSGKVINSDLDFAEYLLEDHLVAVVPGIAFGLKNFIRISYATSQEQLEIGCNSIIKACEMLS
- a CDS encoding DMT family transporter codes for the protein MAWVYLLLAGLVEIIWTTALKYSNGFTRVIPVVIILVSGSVSLYWLSLAMKSIPLGTSYAVWTGIGSIGAAIIGIMFFNDPVNFGRLFSLALVVLGIIGLKVFSN
- a CDS encoding MFS transporter yields the protein MQRNFFIWLLASLFYAYQYILRVIPNIIAPELITKFNISITDVGQFGGLYYIGYTLAHIPVGLALDRFGPKFVLPACIVLTFAGTLPLICFDQWYYSILGRMIVGVGSSASAIGLFKVASMYFSQEKSARMASLSIIIGLLGAIYGGLPLDFLLNKFGWNYVIYTFSAFGCLLALLLFLITPNSNIEESRNDNILQDLKTVLFNKHIILISFFGGLMVGPLEGFADGWAKAFLCEAYQMTGDLASSLSSLMFIGMGAGSFFLAYLLEKYPDKHYEVIIACSFAMIASFLLLFTQFGGLYIALPTLLVIGFASGYQVITIYKAISYVNNNLVGLATAVSNMIVMVFGYFFHTGIAKIIDLCWNGTVIQGNPVYGTELLVKAISIIPVCLLLAVFGFMWLRKRSYDNCFRKDL